In the genome of Streptomyces sp. 846.5, the window TGATGACCTCGGGACCCGGCACGATCAAGGGCGTCTACGACATCGACCTGCCGCGCCCGCGCGGCGCGGTGCAGGAGATCCGCTTCGACCCGCGCTTCCTCGAACTCCACCACCAGATCTGGGAGTCGCTCAAGGACGAGGTGCAGCGCGCCTACGCGCTCACCGGCGGCACCTCGGCCGCCTCCGACCCGGAGGGAGACCACTGATGTCCACCACATCCGAGCCCCGGGAGCGGGAGATGCAGACCCCCGACCAAGTTCGCTCCGTCCTGCAGTCCGAGATCGCAGCCGACGAGGCCACCGTCAAGGCCAGGGCGCTGCGGCAGGCCCGCACCCGCAAGATCCAGGTCAACGTCAGCCGGGTGCTGCTCGGCGTCGTCATCATCGGCGGCTGGCAGCTGTTCGCCCAGTGGAAGATCATCGACCCCTTCTTCTTCGGCCAGCCCTCCGGCATCGTCAGGCAGCTGGTCGACTGGTTCCAGCACGGCACCTCGTTCGGCTCCATCTGGACCCAGATCGGCGTCACCATGGAGGAGGCCCTGCTGGGCTTCGTCTACGGCGTCGGCGGCGGCGTGGTGCTGGGCGTGCTGCTCGGCCAGGTCCGCTTCCTGGCCGATGTGATCGGGCCGTACATCAAGATCGTGAACGCGGTGCCGCGCATCGTGCTCGGCTCGATCTTCTTCGTCTGGCTCGGCCTGGGCACCCCCGCGAAGGTCCTCCTTGCTTCGGTCCTGGTGTTCTTCGTGGTCTTCTTCAACGCCTTCCAGGGCGTCCGCGAGGTCGACCGGGTCTTCGTCAACAACGCCCGGGTGCTGGGCGCCTCGCGGCTGCAGATCACCCGACACGTGGTGCTGCCCTCGGCGCTCACCTGGATCACCGCCAGCCTCCATGTCGCCTTCGGTTTCGCCGTCATCGGCGCGATCGTCGGTGAGTTCCTCGGCGCCCAGCAGGGCCTGGGCCTGGTCATCTCCGACGCCCAGAACCACTTCAACCCCAACGGCGTGTTCGCGGCCATGGTGATCATCGCCATCATCGCGCTCACCGCCGAGAGCGGCATCACCTTCCTGGAGAAGAAGCTGCTGGCCTGGCGCCCGCCGTCCTCGAACGAGGTCGCCGGCCTCTGACCCCGGCCGGCCCGGCTCTCGATCCGGGCCTGCCGGTTCCCATCCGCACCGTGCTTTGCCCCACCCTCAGCGCACAAGGGAGTGTCTGTCATGTTCACTACCAAGATCAGCAAGAGATCCCGCCGCACCCTGGCCCTCGCGATGACGGGCGGCCTGCTCGCCACCGTCGGACTGACTGCCTGCGGCTCCTCCAGCAGCTCCAGCGGCGGCGGCAGCCTGCCGAAGGTCACCATGATGGTCGGCGGCATCGACAAGCAGATCTACCTGCCGTACGAGCTGGCCCAGCAGCTCGGCTTCTACAAGAAGTACGGCGTCGACATGCAGCTGAGCACCGAGTCCAATGGCGGCGTCGGCGCCGAGGACGCGATGGCCTCGGGCCAGGTGGACATGGCCGGCGCCTGGTACATCCA includes:
- a CDS encoding ABC transporter permease yields the protein MSTTSEPREREMQTPDQVRSVLQSEIAADEATVKARALRQARTRKIQVNVSRVLLGVVIIGGWQLFAQWKIIDPFFFGQPSGIVRQLVDWFQHGTSFGSIWTQIGVTMEEALLGFVYGVGGGVVLGVLLGQVRFLADVIGPYIKIVNAVPRIVLGSIFFVWLGLGTPAKVLLASVLVFFVVFFNAFQGVREVDRVFVNNARVLGASRLQITRHVVLPSALTWITASLHVAFGFAVIGAIVGEFLGAQQGLGLVISDAQNHFNPNGVFAAMVIIAIIALTAESGITFLEKKLLAWRPPSSNEVAGL